ACACCTATCAGCGGGAGACCCCGGTCAGGATCTCCGTCAAGGTTCGCCACTGATCCGGCAACAGTAGAGGAGCGGGGACCTCCGGGTTCATGGAACTTCGGGGGTCCCCGCTCCTTGTCATTGCTTTTTCCGGATTGTCCTGCCCCTACTCCTCGTGTTCGGGGTCTATGGTCGACTCCAGGTCAGCCAGCTGTTCAGGCTTGGCCGAATCCACAGAGACCTGCTCCACGCCGGTAATATCAGCCACATTGGTAGTTTCGGCAGCATCCGCCGCGGCCTTGAGCCCGGACTCCTCTGCCTCCACGTACTTGCGCGGCACCACGTAGACGGGGCTGACGGCATGCTGCAGGAGCCCCTGGCTGGTCGACCCCAGCAGGAGCCCGGTGAAGCCGCCTCGACCACGTGAGCCGACCACAACCACGTCATGGGTCTTGCTGGCCTGGGTCAGAGCCTCCACAGCCGAGCCGGGCACCACGGTCTTGTTGATGCGCAGATTCGGGTAGGTCTTCATGAGCGGTTCGATTCGGGTATTGAGGTCATCCAGGTAGGAGTCCATGACGCTGCGCTCCTCGGCCGAACCCGTACCAGTCAGCCCGGAGATATTGGGCACTGCCGACATGACATCAAGTTCGGCATTCCAGCTGTCGGCGAATGCTGCGGCGATCTGCAGGGCCTTAAGGCCCCACTTGGACTCGTCGGAACCCACAGCAACCCGCTTGATGTCGTTGCTCAGGTGCATCAGGTTGCCGTCGTCGTCGGTGTAAGGAACCACCACGATAGGGCAGTAGGCGTAGGCGGGCAGGCTGGAGCTGGTGGTGCCCAGCAGACGCTCGGCCAGGCCGCCCTTACCCCGGTTCCCAATGACAATCAGTCGGTAGTTACGGCTCAGCTCCACGAAGACCGATGAGGGATCCCCCGTCACGATCAGTGTGGCTGCACTAACCCCCTGCTCATCGGCGATTGCCTTGGCCTTGGAGAGAATCTCCTGGGCGTCGTTGTGAGCCGCTACATCGTCTCCCATGGTGGTGTAGGTCGCGTCGAAAGAAACGGCCGCATATGAGGGAAGGGAATATGCGCAGACGATTTGCAGGGTCAGCCCTGCATGCTTAGCGTAGTTGGCGGCCCACCATGCCGCCTTGTAGCTGGCGTCCGAGCCATCGACGCCTACCAGAACAGCCTTGTCGTTGCTCATCCGACGACCTCCTTATAAAACTTGGCGATGACAAACCGACATCGCTCTTTCTGCCAGAATATCGCATGCAGACCTGA
The window above is part of the Bifidobacterium asteroides DSM 20089 genome. Proteins encoded here:
- a CDS encoding universal stress protein — translated: MSNDKAVLVGVDGSDASYKAAWWAANYAKHAGLTLQIVCAYSLPSYAAVSFDATYTTMGDDVAAHNDAQEILSKAKAIADEQGVSAATLIVTGDPSSVFVELSRNYRLIVIGNRGKGGLAERLLGTTSSSLPAYAYCPIVVVPYTDDDGNLMHLSNDIKRVAVGSDESKWGLKALQIAAAFADSWNAELDVMSAVPNISGLTGTGSAEERSVMDSYLDDLNTRIEPLMKTYPNLRINKTVVPGSAVEALTQASKTHDVVVVGSRGRGGFTGLLLGSTSQGLLQHAVSPVYVVPRKYVEAEESGLKAAADAAETTNVADITGVEQVSVDSAKPEQLADLESTIDPEHEE